A stretch of Brassica napus cultivar Da-Ae chromosome C6, Da-Ae, whole genome shotgun sequence DNA encodes these proteins:
- the LOC106379969 gene encoding putative ribosomal RNA-processing protein 7 homolog B — translation MKLASTKENISCLVKMNKVEEEEDVYEISSGDEDCSRGMKKLVTNYCESRPGLDELQKRIDDFMTAHEERLEQGKQEIEAKASEGGWTVVVHHKGRKKTTDAESGTAVGSVSRAALEDKLAKKKQTEIVGHRFYRFQRRDAQRSELLALQSKFEEDKKRIQQLGAARKFKPY, via the exons atgaagctgGCCTCCACAAAAGAGAATATAAGTTGTTTAGTAAAGATGAACAAggttgaagaagaggaagatgttTATGAAATATCTTCAGGTGATGAGGATTGCTCCAGAGGAATGAAAA AGTTGGTTACTAATTACTGTGAGAGTAGACCAGGCTTAGACGAGCTGCAAAAGAGAATCGATGACTTCATGACTGCGCATGAAGAACGCCTTGAGCAG GGGAAACAAGAAATAGAAGCTAAAGCTTCAGAAGGTGGCTGGACTGTGGTGGTGCATCACAAAGGAAGGAAAAAGACAACAGACGCCGAATCTGGAACAGCAGTTGGATCTGTTTCTCGGGCTGCTTTGGAAGATAAGTTAGCTAAGAAGAAACAGACTGAGATTGTCGGTCATCGTTTCTACCGTTTCCAAAGGCGAGATGCACAACGCAGTG AACTCTTGGCGCTTCAAAGTAAGTTCGAGGAAGACAAGAAGAGGATACAACAACTTGGAGCTGCTCGAAAGTTTAAGCCTTACTAA
- the LOC106382472 gene encoding putative E3 ubiquitin-protein ligase XBAT34, producing MGQQQFKDEVLSQQVSQNDVEGIRSLRHEGAGLEWSDKEGRTPLILACAKAKLYDVAETLLELGSNVNAYHSGCNAGTPLHHAAKRGLENTVKLLLSHGANPLALNDDFQTPLDVARDNGHCDVVRAIESHICLFSGWMRQFYGTSFQELFSPQLLSRRVWVVIVPTSSGNPAKPLKLELVVYASLEDAQPITVMPLWKAKLEEPRSDQSDASVMIVDNSSKRKKQRRRGYISHARRWAQVDRQMRLKLAAATKGDIKQLNWFCEACKGTPQPMNHPVFLQTTEKVISNELTPSVPLLRAAVEVEDGSVHYPSFPSTKFESREGSGGSGVCVICVDASAEAACVPCGHVAGCISCLKEIKNKKLACPICRASIDQVIKLYHV from the exons ATGGGGCAACAACAGTTTAAAGACGAGGTACTATCTCAACAAGTTAGTCAGAACGATGTCGAAGGTATCAGATCCCTTCGCCATGAAGGTGCAGGACTCGAG TGGTCTGATAAAGAAGGAAGAACGCCATTAATCTTAGCTTGTGCTAAAGCAAAGCTATATGATGTAGCAGAAACTCTGCTCGAGTTGGGTTCCAATGTCAATGCTTATCATTCcg GTTGCAATGCAGGGACTCCTCTGCACCATGCTGCAAAAAGAGGTCTTGAAAACACGGTTAAGTTACTTCTTTCTCACGGTG CAAATCCATTGGCTTTGAATGACGACTTTCAGACACCTCTCGATGTTGCTAGGGATAACGGTCACTGCGATGTCGTACGCGCAATCGAG AGTCACATCTGCTTGTTCTCTGGCTGGATGCGTCAATTTTATGGCACCAGCTTTCAGGAATTATTTTCTCCTCAGCTTCTTTCAAGAAGAGT ATGGGTAGTTATCGTACCAACTAGTTCAGGAAACCCTGCAAAGCCTTTGAAGTTGGAGTTGGTTGTGTATGCTAGTCTTGAG GATGCACAACCCATAACGGTGATGCCTTTGTGGAAAGCCAAGTTGGAGGAGCCGAGATCGGATCAGTCCGATGCTTCAGTGATGATTGTTGATAACTCCTCAAAGCGCAAGAAGCAGAGAAGAAGGGGATACATTTCTCACGCGAGGCGTTGGGCTCAAGTTGACAGGC AAATGCGCCTTAAGCTGGCAGCAGCGACCAAAGGTGACATAAAACAGCTGAACTGGTTTTGTGAGGCATGTAAAGGAACTCCACAG CCAATGAACCATCCAGTGTTTCTGCAAACAACTGAAAAGGTCATTTCCAATGAGCTTACACCATCAGTTCCTCTACTGAGAGCTGCGGTGGAAGTAGAAGACGGTTCTGTTCACTATCCATCATTCCCGTCTACAAAATTTGAGAGTAGAGAAGGTAGTGGAGGATCTGGAGTGTGTGTGATTTGTGTGGATGCATCAGCGGAAGCAGCATGTGTCCCATGTGGACATGTCGCTGGATGCATTTCCTGCTTGAAAGAgatcaaaaacaagaaattgGCATGTCCTATATGTCGTGCCAGCATCGATCAGGTCATTAAGTTATATCATgtttaa
- the LOC106382474 gene encoding amino acid transporter AVT6B encodes MAPEDEEVHNDLTEQLVKTSESDEHAEFKGASFNGAVLNLATTIIGAGIMALPATMKILGLVPGIVMIVLMAFLTEKTIEILLRFSGIGNARSYGALMQDSFGRPGRIVLQVAVLVSNIGVLIVYMIIIGDVFEDMLEERLGKTWWDQRTIVLLFTTCVFAPFTAFKQIDDLRFASATSLALAVLFLVITGAIVVTKFFSGGLMKPKLLPSFTDLSSVLKLFTVVPVLVNAFICHSNVHSIQNELQDSTRIKPVVRSALIMSSSVYIVTSLFGYLLFGESTRDDVLKNFDTHLKIPYGLVISDAVRVSYAAHLMLVFPIIFYPLRVNVDGLFFPTAPSLTTSNLRFRSITAGLIAVIFVGANFIPSIWDAFQLIGATASVCIGFIFPAAVILKDRHNRATKMDKTIAIFVIVLAVFSNAIAMYSDVCALLKKHKSTFPM; translated from the exons ATGGCGCCTGAAGATGAAGAAGTCCATAACGATCTTACCGAGCAACTGGTGAAGACATCAGAGAGTGACGAGCACGCCGAGTTCAAGGGAGCTTCTTTCAACGGAGCGGTACTCAACCTCGCAACAACGATCATCGGTGCTGGTATCATGGCTTTGCCCGCGACGATGAAGATCCTCGGACTCGTTCCCGGAATCGTGATGATCGTTCTCATGGCTTTCTTGACCGAAAAGACGATTGAGATCTTGCTCAGGTTTAGCGGAATCGGGAACGCGAGATCGTACGGTGCTTTGATGCAAGATTCTTTCGGTAGACCTGGAAGGATTGTGTTGCAAGTCGCTGTTCTTGTTAGCAACATTGGGGTTCTGATCGTTTACATGATCATCATCG GTGATGTTTTTGAGGATATGCTTGAAGAACGGCTTGGAAAAACCTGGTGGGACCAGAGAACTATCGTTCTTCTCTTTACAACATGTGTCTTTGCTCCATTCACAGCCTTCAAGCAGATTG ATGATTTGAGATTCGCATCTGCCACATCACTTGCTCTAGCGGTTCTTTTTCTTGTCATCACTGGGGCAATCGTCGTTACAAAGTTTTTCAGCGGTGGTTTGATGAAGCCAAAACTGTTGCCAAGTTTCACTGACTTGTCATCGGTCTTGAAACTCTTCACCGTTGTTCCTGTGCTTGTCAACGCATTCATTTGTCATTCTAACG TCCACAGTATACAGAACGAGCTTCAAGACTCCACTCGGATCAAACCTGTTGTGCGATCAGCGCTTATCATGTCCTCCTCTGTTTACATAGTGACAAGCTTGTTCGGATACCTCTTGTTCGGTGAATCTACTCGTGATGATGTTCTGAAAAACTTTGATACCCATCTTAAAATCCCTTATGGTCTGGTTATCAGTGATGCAGTCAGAGTCAGCTATGCAGCTCATCTCATGCTTGTCTTCCCTATTATCTTCTATCCTTTGCGGGTTAACGTGGACGGTCTCTTTTTCCCTACGGCTCCATCGCTTACCACCTCTAATCTGAGGTTTCGCTCCATCACTGCGGGTCTCATTGCTGTAATCTTTGTTGGTGCAAACTTCATTCCAAGCATCTGGGATGCTTTTCAACTCATTGGAGCTACAGCTTCTGTCTGCATCGGTTTCATTTTCCCTGCTGCTGTCATCTTAAA GGATCGTCATAACCGAGCGACAAAGATGGACAAGACTATAGCCATTTTCGTGATAGTCCTTGCGGTTTTCTCCAATGCAATCGCCATGTACAGTGACGTTTGCGCCTTACTCAAGAAGCACAAATCCACATTTCCAATGTGA